The following are encoded in a window of Harmonia axyridis chromosome 7, icHarAxyr1.1, whole genome shotgun sequence genomic DNA:
- the LOC123683878 gene encoding protein YIPF6 produces the protein MDESRLEMFDDMKGVVEGEMTIPISRTNGNLGSPDFNTLDEPISETILRDVKAVGTKFAHVLIPTEKKSLLKEWDLWGPLILCTCMAMILQGSSDSDSNDGGPEFAQVFVIVWIGSMIVTLNSKLLGGNISFFQSVCVLGYCLLPTAIALVTCTIILLAEDSNFLFFLRVAISLIGFGWATYASIIFLGDSQKTGRKALAVYPIFLFYFIISWLIMSHTNV, from the exons ATGGACGAGTCTAGACTAGAG atGTTTGATGATATGAAAGGTGTTGTAGAAGGGGAAATGACTATTCCAATTTCTAGAACTAACGGTAACTTGGGATCTCCAGATTTCAATACCTTAGATGAACCTATAAGTGAAACTatt tTAAGAGATGTGAAAGCTGTGGGAACAAAGTTTGCTCATGTTTTAATACCAACCGAGAAAAAGTCGTTACTGAAAGAAT ggGATCTCTGGGGGCCTTTGATATTATGTACTTGTATGGCTAT gaTTCTTCAAGGGTCAAGTGATTCGGATTCAAATGATGGAGGACCAGAGTTTGCTCAAGTATTTGTAATTGTGTGGATAGGTTCTATGATAGTCACTTTGAATTCTAAATTGCTAGGTGGAAACAT ctcCTTTTTCCAGAGTGTCTGTGTTTTAGGATACTGTTTACTTCCAACAGCAATTGCGTTAGTGACCTGTACAATCATTTTGTTAGCCGAGGactcaaattttctttttttcttgagaGTAGCAATTTCTCTGATTGGTTTTGGGTGGGCTACATATG ctTCCATCATTTTTTTGGGGGATAGTCAAAAAACAGGAAGGAAAGCCCTAGCTGTCtatccaatatttttattttacttcaTAATCTCTTGGCTTATAATGTCTCATACTAATGTGTGA
- the LOC123683877 gene encoding putative RNA polymerase II subunit B1 CTD phosphatase RPAP2 encodes MEQDTLEDYLGIPGLNEKNAHKFKNILTTAQKRKECERKALAIVQLLLQKNVSAELFLKSLRFLNKSYYEDVAEERGLIEFCGYPLCGKSIKKTNYKYQICSKLNKVYDLEQYGNFCSCPCYDANEHIKSQILDSPLWLRDDEDIPKFNLLVRKKNSGSVGIDIKSKKPEKNDEFIPISSFAKLSLEDFGDIDISVTAMNNKPQASVTKKIYTKLSTVMENEEEIVNIDDENTHSESSNTEESNDNTNSKGKELKGIDILKGNKKKASPIKLANYTAPNILNNSKENGKKQTRQKSVPVKAQCLKTNKDLTSKDLKSITDKIKRKSCKPKMTTLIDALPINLAKGEVKIIDNVNEVEKSYLKNKSLMELKFLLKDSVSAENIIRCTLKKWITLETLIFIHGEKKIKEILDENKLTEHFEKLKIHQLEIEQQRKYIDICRKLCEQEIFEEKVEGLMIKNKLKPIPDYNALKKESKELIIKVNTFYKGSLCETPDPNFGSNRIEEETDGQEQSLLPLPDVTSQNAERYKILSDAFDKNINSILKFINYDSPFFLTQMHKLIKTFDLDAKNIVFKPAIGNYLSLICLRILSIKDSTLHEELEKKEFSELENSVFEQFPGKKNVLTDTLKLINDIDNFVESSVKS; translated from the coding sequence ATGGAGCAAGACACACTCGAAGATTATTTAGGAATACCAGGATTAAACGAAAAGAATGCCCATAAATTCAAGAATATTCTTACGACTGCCCAAAAAAGAAAGGAATGTGAACGAAAAGCACTAGCAATCGTGCAGTTATTGTTACAGAAAAATGTGAGTGCTGAATTATTCCTAAAAAGTCTTAGATTTTTAAATAAATCTTATTACGAGGATGTGGCCGAAGAGAGGGGTTTGATAGAGTTTTGCGGTTATCCCCTTTGCGGTAAAAGTATCAAAAAAACTAATTATAAATACCAAATTTGTAGCAAGTTAAATAAGGTGTACGATTTGGAACAATATGGTAATTTTTGCAGTTGTCCATGCTATGATGCTAATGAACATATTAAGTCCCAGATCCTGGATAGTCCCCTATGGTTGAGAGATGATGAAGACATTCCAAAATTCAACTTATTGGTCCGAAAGAAGAATAGTGGTTCTGTTGGAATTGATATCAAATCGAAAAAGccagaaaaaaatgatgaattcattCCCATTTCATCATTCGCAAAATTATCTCTAGAAGATTTTGGTGATATTGATATTTCCGTCACAGCAATGAATAATAAACCACAAGCATcagtaacaaaaaaaatatataccaaATTATCAACTGTcatggaaaatgaagaagaaatagtAAATATAGATGATGAAAATACACATAGTGAATCAAGTAATACTGAAGAAAGTAATGATAATACAAATTCTAAGGGAAAAGAATTGAAGGGCATAGATATTCTCAAAGGAAATAAGAAGAAAGCATCCCCAATAAAACTTGCAAATTATACTGCaccaaatattttaaataattcaaaagaaaatggaAAGAAACAAACTAGACAGAAGAGTGTTCCTGTAAAAGCTCAATGTCTGAAGACTAATAAAGATCTTACATCCAAAGATTTGAAAAGTATTActgataaaataaaaagaaagtcTTGTAAACCGAAAATGACAACATTGATTGATGCGTTACCAATTAACCTTGCCAAAGGTGAAGTTAAAATTATTGATAATGTAAATGAAGTAGAAAAGTCATATCTCAAGAACAAGTCTCTGatggaattgaaatttttattgaaagattcagtttcagctgaaaatatcataagatGTACCCTAAAAAAATGGATAACTTTGGAAACCCTAATATTTATTCATggtgagaaaaaaataaaagaaattctCGATGAGAATAAATTAACGGAACattttgaaaaactaaaaattcatCAGTTAGAAATAGAACAACAAAGGAAATATATCGATATATGTAGAAAATTGTGTGAACaagaaatatttgaagaaaaagttgaGGGTTTAATGATTAAAAATAAACTCAAGCCAATACCAGATTATAATGCCTTAAAGAAGGAATCAAAGGAACTCATCATTAAAGTGAACACATTTTATAAAGGGAGTTTGTGTGAAACTCCTGATCCAAACTTTGGATCGAACAGAATAGAAGAGGAGACTGATGGTCAAGAACAGTCTCTCCTTCCTTTACCTGATGTCACTTCTCAGAATGCCGAAAGATACAAAATTTTATCCGATGCATtcgataaaaatataaattccaTACTGAAATTCATCAATTACGACTCACCATTCTTTTTAACTCAGATGCACAAACTGATTAAAACTTTCGACTTGGATGCAAAAAATATCGTCTTTAAACCTGCGATTGGAAATTATTTGAGCCTCATTTGTTTGAGGATATTGTCAATTAAAGATTCTACATTGCATGAAGAGTTGGAGAAAAAAGAATTCTCGGAACTTGAAAACTCAGTATTTGAACAATTtccaggaaaaaaaaatgttttgactgATACTCTGAAATTAATTAATGATATAGATAATTTTGTAGAATCTAGTGTTAAATCATAA
- the LOC123683879 gene encoding transcription intermediary factor 1-alpha-like isoform X2 produces MAEQSVNFEENNLISFLNTDQNVEDTMMNPVTDMDLNSETSNNMSEMMTEEQTIEEQSDNILSAESDHDQSNKESIETSSISVNEPGPEVESPTTGEVFTFKCVFCEQILTFSDGPKLLECLHNSCSNCISSKLYDQSIGVSARGAIECTLCNLPSGQDKIIENQFLLEASNTDETSNSSASKTADLKCSSCSEDIIATCWCVDCAEFICDSCVQAHQRLKITKDHTIKPKDEGIMEINNASNGIGVNLFCEIHPHEKLSLFCENCDKLTCRDCQLIEHREHKYKFTNEIASEARKYISDMLKDVGYKRVLLSSAMKVIDDRQTLITEKKQALVKEITQLVVKLTNTINVRGKQLVAKLSDVCEAKQKTLNEKKQALEQLSKMTDYCIMFTQHALEKGSDLALLYSKKQVTEHLKRIKCRRADIPNPEIPVRIHLALDKVPELVKVMSTIGQIVVDGRIYPPPEQQAPHQQQNQMNIIAPMGSQSPGHNRPPQQPSPIGQIVQQNSHGNFQAAKPPPYRAPFNNNQQFQHQNISPNLAQQNPTIQQALSPNLQHNNPNNMGMHRIQNMGPPAMVPMSSQGILAQQLNNIGMMSRMQRPQMQRPLLTRGPNNSLGLTHQQQALLHDRSALRGLLQHNSNPVYVQTGPSQYQAIQPGPHLAQFHARFSGQGQQQNQATAQVQVYRQQNPNNIIIPANNQNRHYQHLQQAQPQMQRMNFPAQGAKWHIPQQSINESGPSGNRNMSLPAINDNFKITLKQQNHTDNNKNPAATVTSTIPKTPSPNHIQGRSDTERNLDKCCEDSVNDLMATIAKLDSNGVQVLAEGRQKSGGSPHVDSSTGDAAPMCKVKPECLDTGKDDPNEDWCAVCMDGGELVCCDKCPKVFHQYCHIPNLSVEETGDTWQCLLCMNFADIPETEKRDGELSLKERKKAERLVLELYCQYDPSLPFREVIGPDNIDYHAIIKSPMALDNIRQKLKWDLDERYRSLEDLVRDVRLMFRNAYNYNSVDSLVYQDAKTLEKFFDEQLEKFLPEYAYETFEEENGAPPLKKLRKTVND; encoded by the exons ATGGCCGAACAGAGTGTTAATTTCGAGGAAAACAATTTGATTTCTTTCCTTAATACTGACCAAAATGTCGAAGATACCATGATGAATCCTGTAACTGACATGGATCTCAATTCGGAAACGAGCAATAATATGAGTGAAATGATGACTGAAGAACAAACTATAGAGGAACAATCAGATAACATACTTTCAGCAGAGAGTGATCACGACCAATCGAATAAAGAATCAATTGAAACAAGCAGTATTTCTGTTAATGAACCCGGTCCAGAAGTTGAGAGTCCCACAACTGGAGAAGTATTTACTTTTAAGTGTGTGTTTTGTGAACAAATATTAACCTTTTCCGATGGCCCAAAGTTATTGGAATGCCTCCATAATTCTTGCTCCAATTGCATCAGTAGCAAATTATATGATCAAAGCATAGGAGTCTCTGCTAGAG GCGCAATTGAATGCACCCTTTGTAATCTTCCATCTGGACaagataaaattattgaaaatcaatttCTATTAGAAGCTTCCAATACAGATGAAACTTCAAATTCAAGTGCATCTAAAACAGCTGATTTGAAATGTAGTAGTTGTTCTGAAGATATAATAGCAACTTGTTGGTGTGTGGATTGTGCCGAGTTTATTTGTGATAGTTGTGTTCAAGCTCACCAGAG GTTGAAAATAACTAAAGATCACACAATAAAACCTAAAGATGAGGGAATTATGGAGATCAATAACGCATCTAATGGAATAGGAGTTAATCTTTTCTGTGAGATACATCCTCATGAAAAACTATCACTATTTTGCGAAAATTGTGATAAATTGACGTGTCGGGATTGCCAGTTGATCGAGCACAGAGAACACAAATACAAGTTCACTAATGAAATCGCTTCTGAGGCTAGGAAATATATCTCAGATATGTTAAAAGATGTTGG ttataaGAGAGTACTGCTGTCAAGTGCAATGAAAGTGATTGACGATAGACAAACATTAATAACGGAGAAAAAACAAGCTTTAGTGAAGGAAATAACGCAATTGGTAGTGAA GCTTACGAACACTATCAATGTTAGAGGTAAACAATTAGTTGCGAAACTGAGTGACGTCTGTGAAGCGAAACAAAAAaccttgaatgaaaaaaaacaagctttggaacaattatcgaaaatgacagattattGTATCATGTTCACCCAGCATGCTTTGGAAAAGGGGAGTGATTTAGCGTTGTTGTATAGTAAAAAACAAGTGACTGAACATTTGAAGAGAATAAAGTGTAGGAGGGCTGACATCCCGAACCCTGAAATTCCTGTACGCATCCATTTAGCTCTCGACAAGGTACCAGAATTAGTCAAAG TTATGTCAACGATAGGACAGATAGTTGTCGATGGCAGAATATACCCCCCACCAGAACAACAAGCACCCCATCAGCAACAAAACCAAATGAACATAATCGCCCCCATGGGATCCCAAAGTCCGGGGCATAACAGACCACCTCAACAGCCATCTCCAATCGGACAAATCGTCCAACAGAATTCTCATGGCAACTTTCAAGCTGCCAAGCCGCCGCCTTACAGAGCCCCATTCAATAATAATCAACAATTTCAGCATCAAAACATTTCACCGAATCTAGCTCAACAGAATCCGACCATTCAACAAGCATTATCTCCGAACCTGCAACATAACAATCCGAATAATATGG GAATGCATAGAATACAAAATATGGGTCCACCGGCTATGGTTCCTATGTCGTCGCAAGGTATTCTCGCTCAGCAGTTAAACAATATCGGTATGATGAGCAGGATGCAGAGGCCGCAAATGCAGAGACCTTTATTGACTAGAGGACCGAACAACTCTTTGGGATTGACACATCAACAACAA GCTTTGTTACACGATCGAAGTGCTCTGAGGGGACTCCTGCAACACAATTCCAATCCAGTCTATGTACAGACCGGTCCTTCTCAATACCAGGCAATACAACCAGGTCCTCATTTGGCTCAATTCCACGCTAGATTTTCCGGGCAAGGTCAACAACAAAATCAGGCCACGGCACAAGTGCAGGTGTACAGACAGCAAAATcctaataatattataataccaGCTAATAATCAGAATAGGCATTATCAGCATCTGCAACAGGCTCAGCCACAAATGCAAAG aatgaatttccCGGCACAAGGTGCGAAATGGCACATACCTCAACAGAGCATCAACGAATCAGGTCCTAGTGGTAACAGGAACATGTCTCTACCTGCAATCAATGACAATTTCAAAATCACCCTAAAACAACAAAACCATACCGATAATAATAAGAATCCTGCAGCTACGGTCACCTCGACGATTCCTAAAACTCCCAGTCCCAATCATATTCAAGGAAGAAGCGACACTGAACGGAACCTGGATAAATGTTGTGAGGATTCAGTGAACGATTTGATGGCGACAATTGCGAAATTAGACTCCAATGGTGTTCAAGTATTGGCCGAAGGCAGACAAAAATCTGGGGGATCGCCGCATGTCGATAGTTCCACAG GTGATGCTGCCCCGATGTGCAAAGTGAAGCCGGAATGTCTCGATACGGGCAAGGATGATCCAAATGAAGATTGGTGTGCTGTTTGTATGGATGGGGGTGAACTCGTTTGTTGCGATAAATGTCCCAAAGTTTTTCATCAGTACTGTCATATCCCGAATTTAAGCGTGGAGGAGACGGGTGATACCTGGCAGTGCCTGTTGTGTATGAACTTTGCTGATATTCCAGAAACGGAGAAAAGAGACGGGGAATTGTCTCTTAAAGAGAGGAAAAAAGCCGAAAGACTAGTTTTGGAATTATATTGTCAATATGATCCTAGTTTACCTTTTAGAGAAGTTATTGGTCCAGAT AATATTGATTATCATGCTATCATAAAAAGTCCTATGGCGTTAGATAATATTAGACAGAAGCTAAAATGGGACTTGGACGAACGATATCGATCTTTGGAAGATTTGGTTCGTGATGTTAGGCTCATGTTTAGAAATGCCTACAATTATAACTCT gttgATTCACTTGTTTATCAAGACGCTAAAACTCTAGAAAAATTCTTTGATGAACAGTTGGAAAAATTCCTACCAGAATACGCTTATGAAACTTTCGAAGAGGAGAATGGAGCTCCCCCTTTAAAGAAATTAAGGAAAACCGTGAATGATTGA
- the LOC123683879 gene encoding transcription intermediary factor 1-alpha-like isoform X1, producing MAEQSVNFEENNLISFLNTDQNVEDTMMNPVTDMDLNSETSNNMSEMMTEEQTIEEQSDNILSAESDHDQSNKESIETSSISVNEPGPEVESPTTGEVFTFKCVFCEQILTFSDGPKLLECLHNSCSNCISSKLYDQSIGVSARGAIECTLCNLPSGQDKIIENQFLLEASNTDETSNSSASKTADLKCSSCSEDIIATCWCVDCAEFICDSCVQAHQRLKITKDHTIKPKDEGIMEINNASNGIGVNLFCEIHPHEKLSLFCENCDKLTCRDCQLIEHREHKYKFTNEIASEARKYISDMLKDVGYKRVLLSSAMKVIDDRQTLITEKKQALVKEITQLVVKLTNTINVRGKQLVAKLSDVCEAKQKTLNEKKQALEQLSKMTDYCIMFTQHALEKGSDLALLYSKKQVTEHLKRIKCRRADIPNPEIPVRIHLALDKVPELVKVMSTIGQIVVDGRIYPPPEQQAPHQQQNQMNIIAPMGSQSPGHNRPPQQPSPIGQIVQQNSHGNFQAAKPPPYRAPFNNNQQFQHQNISPNLAQQNPTIQQALSPNLQHNNPNNMGMHRIQNMGPPAMVPMSSQGILAQQLNNIGMMSRMQRPQMQRPLLTRGPNNSLGLTHQQQVSSSTHPQALLHDRSALRGLLQHNSNPVYVQTGPSQYQAIQPGPHLAQFHARFSGQGQQQNQATAQVQVYRQQNPNNIIIPANNQNRHYQHLQQAQPQMQRMNFPAQGAKWHIPQQSINESGPSGNRNMSLPAINDNFKITLKQQNHTDNNKNPAATVTSTIPKTPSPNHIQGRSDTERNLDKCCEDSVNDLMATIAKLDSNGVQVLAEGRQKSGGSPHVDSSTGDAAPMCKVKPECLDTGKDDPNEDWCAVCMDGGELVCCDKCPKVFHQYCHIPNLSVEETGDTWQCLLCMNFADIPETEKRDGELSLKERKKAERLVLELYCQYDPSLPFREVIGPDNIDYHAIIKSPMALDNIRQKLKWDLDERYRSLEDLVRDVRLMFRNAYNYNSVDSLVYQDAKTLEKFFDEQLEKFLPEYAYETFEEENGAPPLKKLRKTVND from the exons ATGGCCGAACAGAGTGTTAATTTCGAGGAAAACAATTTGATTTCTTTCCTTAATACTGACCAAAATGTCGAAGATACCATGATGAATCCTGTAACTGACATGGATCTCAATTCGGAAACGAGCAATAATATGAGTGAAATGATGACTGAAGAACAAACTATAGAGGAACAATCAGATAACATACTTTCAGCAGAGAGTGATCACGACCAATCGAATAAAGAATCAATTGAAACAAGCAGTATTTCTGTTAATGAACCCGGTCCAGAAGTTGAGAGTCCCACAACTGGAGAAGTATTTACTTTTAAGTGTGTGTTTTGTGAACAAATATTAACCTTTTCCGATGGCCCAAAGTTATTGGAATGCCTCCATAATTCTTGCTCCAATTGCATCAGTAGCAAATTATATGATCAAAGCATAGGAGTCTCTGCTAGAG GCGCAATTGAATGCACCCTTTGTAATCTTCCATCTGGACaagataaaattattgaaaatcaatttCTATTAGAAGCTTCCAATACAGATGAAACTTCAAATTCAAGTGCATCTAAAACAGCTGATTTGAAATGTAGTAGTTGTTCTGAAGATATAATAGCAACTTGTTGGTGTGTGGATTGTGCCGAGTTTATTTGTGATAGTTGTGTTCAAGCTCACCAGAG GTTGAAAATAACTAAAGATCACACAATAAAACCTAAAGATGAGGGAATTATGGAGATCAATAACGCATCTAATGGAATAGGAGTTAATCTTTTCTGTGAGATACATCCTCATGAAAAACTATCACTATTTTGCGAAAATTGTGATAAATTGACGTGTCGGGATTGCCAGTTGATCGAGCACAGAGAACACAAATACAAGTTCACTAATGAAATCGCTTCTGAGGCTAGGAAATATATCTCAGATATGTTAAAAGATGTTGG ttataaGAGAGTACTGCTGTCAAGTGCAATGAAAGTGATTGACGATAGACAAACATTAATAACGGAGAAAAAACAAGCTTTAGTGAAGGAAATAACGCAATTGGTAGTGAA GCTTACGAACACTATCAATGTTAGAGGTAAACAATTAGTTGCGAAACTGAGTGACGTCTGTGAAGCGAAACAAAAAaccttgaatgaaaaaaaacaagctttggaacaattatcgaaaatgacagattattGTATCATGTTCACCCAGCATGCTTTGGAAAAGGGGAGTGATTTAGCGTTGTTGTATAGTAAAAAACAAGTGACTGAACATTTGAAGAGAATAAAGTGTAGGAGGGCTGACATCCCGAACCCTGAAATTCCTGTACGCATCCATTTAGCTCTCGACAAGGTACCAGAATTAGTCAAAG TTATGTCAACGATAGGACAGATAGTTGTCGATGGCAGAATATACCCCCCACCAGAACAACAAGCACCCCATCAGCAACAAAACCAAATGAACATAATCGCCCCCATGGGATCCCAAAGTCCGGGGCATAACAGACCACCTCAACAGCCATCTCCAATCGGACAAATCGTCCAACAGAATTCTCATGGCAACTTTCAAGCTGCCAAGCCGCCGCCTTACAGAGCCCCATTCAATAATAATCAACAATTTCAGCATCAAAACATTTCACCGAATCTAGCTCAACAGAATCCGACCATTCAACAAGCATTATCTCCGAACCTGCAACATAACAATCCGAATAATATGG GAATGCATAGAATACAAAATATGGGTCCACCGGCTATGGTTCCTATGTCGTCGCAAGGTATTCTCGCTCAGCAGTTAAACAATATCGGTATGATGAGCAGGATGCAGAGGCCGCAAATGCAGAGACCTTTATTGACTAGAGGACCGAACAACTCTTTGGGATTGACACATCAACAACAA gttTCCTCTTCTACTCATCCACAGGCTTTGTTACACGATCGAAGTGCTCTGAGGGGACTCCTGCAACACAATTCCAATCCAGTCTATGTACAGACCGGTCCTTCTCAATACCAGGCAATACAACCAGGTCCTCATTTGGCTCAATTCCACGCTAGATTTTCCGGGCAAGGTCAACAACAAAATCAGGCCACGGCACAAGTGCAGGTGTACAGACAGCAAAATcctaataatattataataccaGCTAATAATCAGAATAGGCATTATCAGCATCTGCAACAGGCTCAGCCACAAATGCAAAG aatgaatttccCGGCACAAGGTGCGAAATGGCACATACCTCAACAGAGCATCAACGAATCAGGTCCTAGTGGTAACAGGAACATGTCTCTACCTGCAATCAATGACAATTTCAAAATCACCCTAAAACAACAAAACCATACCGATAATAATAAGAATCCTGCAGCTACGGTCACCTCGACGATTCCTAAAACTCCCAGTCCCAATCATATTCAAGGAAGAAGCGACACTGAACGGAACCTGGATAAATGTTGTGAGGATTCAGTGAACGATTTGATGGCGACAATTGCGAAATTAGACTCCAATGGTGTTCAAGTATTGGCCGAAGGCAGACAAAAATCTGGGGGATCGCCGCATGTCGATAGTTCCACAG GTGATGCTGCCCCGATGTGCAAAGTGAAGCCGGAATGTCTCGATACGGGCAAGGATGATCCAAATGAAGATTGGTGTGCTGTTTGTATGGATGGGGGTGAACTCGTTTGTTGCGATAAATGTCCCAAAGTTTTTCATCAGTACTGTCATATCCCGAATTTAAGCGTGGAGGAGACGGGTGATACCTGGCAGTGCCTGTTGTGTATGAACTTTGCTGATATTCCAGAAACGGAGAAAAGAGACGGGGAATTGTCTCTTAAAGAGAGGAAAAAAGCCGAAAGACTAGTTTTGGAATTATATTGTCAATATGATCCTAGTTTACCTTTTAGAGAAGTTATTGGTCCAGAT AATATTGATTATCATGCTATCATAAAAAGTCCTATGGCGTTAGATAATATTAGACAGAAGCTAAAATGGGACTTGGACGAACGATATCGATCTTTGGAAGATTTGGTTCGTGATGTTAGGCTCATGTTTAGAAATGCCTACAATTATAACTCT gttgATTCACTTGTTTATCAAGACGCTAAAACTCTAGAAAAATTCTTTGATGAACAGTTGGAAAAATTCCTACCAGAATACGCTTATGAAACTTTCGAAGAGGAGAATGGAGCTCCCCCTTTAAAGAAATTAAGGAAAACCGTGAATGATTGA